One window from the genome of Oncorhynchus gorbuscha isolate QuinsamMale2020 ecotype Even-year linkage group LG14, OgorEven_v1.0, whole genome shotgun sequence encodes:
- the LOC123994560 gene encoding ATP synthase subunit gamma, mitochondrial-like isoform X2, whose product MFARTSALVFLPQCGQVRNMATLKDITIRLKSIKNIQKITKSMKMVAAAKYARAERQLKPARVYGNGAVALYEKAEIKAPEGVANKHLLIGVSSDRGLCGAVHSNVAKAIKAKIATLTGEGKEVMVVNVGDKLRNILQRTHSNYLLLSCKEVGRKPPTFTDASIVATELLNMGYEFDQGAVIYNRFRSVISYKTDEKPIFSIDTVANSENMGIYDDIDADVLRNYQEFALVNILYFGLKESTTSEQSARMTAMDSASKNASEMIDKLTLTFNRTRQAVITKELIEIISGAAAL is encoded by the exons ACATGGCTACCTTGAAAGACA TCACCATCCGTTTGAAGTCCATCAAGAACATCCAAAAGATCACCAAGTCCATGAAGATGGTGGCCGCTGCTAAGTATGCCCGCGCTGAGAGGCAGCTGAAGCCCGCCCGCGTCTATGGAAATGGTGCTGTGG CCCTGTATGAGAAGGCTGAGATCAAGGCCCCGGAGGGAGTGGCCAACAAGCACCTCCTGATCGGTGTGTCGTCTGACCGTGGTCTCTGTGGCGCCGTCCATTCCAATGTGGCCAAGGCCATCAAGGCCAAGATTGCTACCCTCACCGGCGAGGGAAAGGAGGTGATGGTAGTCAATGTGGGGGACAAGCTGAGGAACATCCTGCAGAG GACACATAGCAATTACCTGCTTCTCAGCTGCAAAGAGGTGGGCCGCAAGCCCCCCACCTTTACCGACGCTTCCATCGTCGCCACAGAGCTGCTCAACATGGGCTACGAGTTTGACCAGGGTGCTGTCATCTACAACAGATTCAG gTCTGTGATCTCCTACAAGACTGACGAGAAGCCCATCTTCTCCATTGATACTGTTGCTAATTCAG AGAACATGGGCATCTATGATGACATTGATGCTGACGTGCTGAGGAACTACCAGGAGTTTGCCCTGGTCAACATCCTCTACTTTGGTCTGAAGGAGTCCACAACCAGCGAGCAGAGTGCCAGGATGACCGCTATGGACAGTGCCAGCAAGAATGCCT CTGAAATGATTGATAAGCTGACCCTCACCTTCAACCGTACTAGGCAGGCTGTCATCACCAAGGAGCTCATTGAGATCATCTCTGGAGCTGCTGCCCT ATAA
- the LOC123994560 gene encoding ATP synthase subunit gamma, mitochondrial-like isoform X1, with translation MFARTSALVFLPQCGQVRNMATLKDITIRLKSIKNIQKITKSMKMVAAAKYARAERQLKPARVYGNGAVALYEKAEIKAPEGVANKHLLIGVSSDRGLCGAVHSNVAKAIKAKIATLTGEGKEVMVVNVGDKLRNILQRTHSNYLLLSCKEVGRKPPTFTDASIVATELLNMGYEFDQGAVIYNRFRSVISYKTDEKPIFSIDTVANSENMGIYDDIDADVLRNYQEFALVNILYFGLKESTTSEQSARMTAMDSASKNASEMIDKLTLTFNRTRQAVITKELIEIISGAAALT, from the exons ACATGGCTACCTTGAAAGACA TCACCATCCGTTTGAAGTCCATCAAGAACATCCAAAAGATCACCAAGTCCATGAAGATGGTGGCCGCTGCTAAGTATGCCCGCGCTGAGAGGCAGCTGAAGCCCGCCCGCGTCTATGGAAATGGTGCTGTGG CCCTGTATGAGAAGGCTGAGATCAAGGCCCCGGAGGGAGTGGCCAACAAGCACCTCCTGATCGGTGTGTCGTCTGACCGTGGTCTCTGTGGCGCCGTCCATTCCAATGTGGCCAAGGCCATCAAGGCCAAGATTGCTACCCTCACCGGCGAGGGAAAGGAGGTGATGGTAGTCAATGTGGGGGACAAGCTGAGGAACATCCTGCAGAG GACACATAGCAATTACCTGCTTCTCAGCTGCAAAGAGGTGGGCCGCAAGCCCCCCACCTTTACCGACGCTTCCATCGTCGCCACAGAGCTGCTCAACATGGGCTACGAGTTTGACCAGGGTGCTGTCATCTACAACAGATTCAG gTCTGTGATCTCCTACAAGACTGACGAGAAGCCCATCTTCTCCATTGATACTGTTGCTAATTCAG AGAACATGGGCATCTATGATGACATTGATGCTGACGTGCTGAGGAACTACCAGGAGTTTGCCCTGGTCAACATCCTCTACTTTGGTCTGAAGGAGTCCACAACCAGCGAGCAGAGTGCCAGGATGACCGCTATGGACAGTGCCAGCAAGAATGCCT CTGAAATGATTGATAAGCTGACCCTCACCTTCAACCGTACTAGGCAGGCTGTCATCACCAAGGAGCTCATTGAGATCATCTCTGGAGCTGCTGCCCT GACCTAA
- the LOC123994560 gene encoding ATP synthase subunit gamma, mitochondrial-like isoform X3, translating to MFARTSALVFLPQCGQVRNMATLKDITIRLKSIKNIQKITKSMKMVAAAKYARAERQLKPARVYGNGAVALYEKAEIKAPEGVANKHLLIGVSSDRGLCGAVHSNVAKAIKAKIATLTGEGKEVMVVNVGDKLRNILQRTHSNYLLLSCKEVGRKPPTFTDASIVATELLNMGYEFDQGAVIYNRFRSVISYKTDEKPIFSIDTVANSENMGIYDDIDADVLRNYQEFALVNILYFGLKESTTSEQSARMTAMDSASKNASEMIDKLTLTFNRTRQAVITKELIEIISGAAAL from the exons ACATGGCTACCTTGAAAGACA TCACCATCCGTTTGAAGTCCATCAAGAACATCCAAAAGATCACCAAGTCCATGAAGATGGTGGCCGCTGCTAAGTATGCCCGCGCTGAGAGGCAGCTGAAGCCCGCCCGCGTCTATGGAAATGGTGCTGTGG CCCTGTATGAGAAGGCTGAGATCAAGGCCCCGGAGGGAGTGGCCAACAAGCACCTCCTGATCGGTGTGTCGTCTGACCGTGGTCTCTGTGGCGCCGTCCATTCCAATGTGGCCAAGGCCATCAAGGCCAAGATTGCTACCCTCACCGGCGAGGGAAAGGAGGTGATGGTAGTCAATGTGGGGGACAAGCTGAGGAACATCCTGCAGAG GACACATAGCAATTACCTGCTTCTCAGCTGCAAAGAGGTGGGCCGCAAGCCCCCCACCTTTACCGACGCTTCCATCGTCGCCACAGAGCTGCTCAACATGGGCTACGAGTTTGACCAGGGTGCTGTCATCTACAACAGATTCAG gTCTGTGATCTCCTACAAGACTGACGAGAAGCCCATCTTCTCCATTGATACTGTTGCTAATTCAG AGAACATGGGCATCTATGATGACATTGATGCTGACGTGCTGAGGAACTACCAGGAGTTTGCCCTGGTCAACATCCTCTACTTTGGTCTGAAGGAGTCCACAACCAGCGAGCAGAGTGCCAGGATGACCGCTATGGACAGTGCCAGCAAGAATGCCT CTGAAATGATTGATAAGCTGACCCTCACCTTCAACCGTACTAGGCAGGCTGTCATCACCAAGGAGCTCATTGAGATCATCTCTGGAGCTGCTGCCCTGTGA